In one window of Desulfonatronospira thiodismutans ASO3-1 DNA:
- the pyrE gene encoding orotate phosphoribosyltransferase produces MQNFDAKSRLAELLYNKSYQEGNFTLTSGKKSDYYFDCKQTALHPEGAFLLGRIFLDMLYAYEKYPEGVGGMTLGADPLVSAVTVMSYLDNRPLPGFIVRKKAKGHGTGQFLEGMANFSPGQRVCMLEDVITTGGTLLSACERVRDAGLAIGPILCVLDREEGGAENIVRAGFDIKCIFTRQSLLRAAKGG; encoded by the coding sequence GTGCAAAATTTTGACGCAAAGTCCAGGCTGGCTGAGCTGCTTTACAATAAGTCTTATCAGGAAGGGAATTTCACCCTGACCTCCGGCAAAAAAAGCGATTATTATTTCGACTGCAAGCAGACCGCCCTGCATCCAGAAGGCGCTTTTCTACTGGGGCGTATTTTCTTAGATATGCTTTATGCGTATGAAAAGTATCCGGAAGGGGTGGGCGGTATGACCCTGGGTGCTGATCCACTTGTGAGCGCTGTCACAGTCATGTCCTATCTTGATAATCGTCCTCTGCCCGGTTTTATTGTCCGGAAAAAGGCCAAGGGGCATGGTACAGGACAATTCCTGGAGGGTATGGCCAATTTCAGCCCGGGGCAAAGGGTCTGTATGCTGGAAGATGTGATAACCACTGGAGGCACACTTTTATCCGCCTGCGAGAGAGTCCGTGATGCCGGTCTGGCAATCGGTCCCATACTCTGCGTTCTGGACCGTGAAGAGGGCGGTGCGGAAAACATAGTCCGGGCCGGTTTTGACATCAAGTGCATATTTACTCGCCAGAGTCTGCTTAGAGCAGCAAAAGGGGGTTAA
- the purB gene encoding adenylosuccinate lyase yields the protein MIERYTRKEMGELWTQEKRFRAWLEVELAICEAWHELGAIPAQDMENIRARADFDLDRILEIEERTRHDVIAFLTAVEEKVGPSARYIHLGCTSSDIVDTANALSLYRAGEIIAKALDGLLQSLDRISHEYKGRLMMGRTHGIHAEPISFGQKMAGFYAEMRRHEARWQRALEQIRVGKISGAVGTYAHLDPRLEELACRKLGLEVDPVSTQIVQRDRYAEYFTALALMAGGIERLCVELRHLQRTEVLEAEEGFSKGQKGSSAMPHKKNPISAENLTGLSRLVRSNALAAMENMALWHERDISHSSVERVIMPDSTILIHYMLTRLTNLLDKLQVNDANMEYNLDLSMGLYFSQRVLLALVEKGLERQKAYELVQEDAMYCWENKVYFPDRIRENQEILKHIPLDELDAVFDMGYYLKHEDLVFQRVFK from the coding sequence ATGATAGAAAGATATACCCGAAAGGAAATGGGTGAGCTCTGGACCCAGGAGAAAAGATTCAGGGCCTGGCTGGAAGTGGAACTGGCCATCTGCGAAGCCTGGCATGAACTGGGTGCAATCCCGGCTCAGGACATGGAAAATATCCGTGCCAGGGCCGACTTTGACCTGGACCGCATTCTGGAAATCGAAGAGCGGACCAGGCACGATGTCATCGCCTTTCTAACAGCTGTGGAAGAAAAGGTAGGGCCTTCGGCCAGATATATTCACCTGGGATGCACTTCCTCGGATATTGTTGATACTGCCAATGCCCTTTCGCTCTACAGGGCAGGTGAGATAATCGCCAAAGCCCTGGACGGGCTTCTTCAGTCTCTGGACCGGATATCCCACGAGTACAAGGGCCGGCTCATGATGGGGCGTACTCACGGCATTCATGCCGAGCCCATCAGTTTCGGGCAGAAAATGGCCGGTTTTTATGCTGAAATGCGCAGACACGAGGCCAGGTGGCAAAGGGCGCTGGAGCAGATCCGGGTGGGCAAGATATCCGGTGCAGTGGGCACTTATGCCCATCTGGACCCCCGGCTGGAAGAGCTGGCCTGCCGGAAGCTGGGTCTTGAGGTGGACCCTGTATCCACCCAGATAGTGCAGCGCGATCGCTATGCTGAGTATTTCACCGCTCTGGCCCTGATGGCAGGTGGTATTGAGCGTCTGTGCGTGGAGCTCAGACACTTGCAGCGCACCGAAGTACTGGAAGCCGAAGAAGGCTTTTCCAAGGGGCAGAAGGGGTCTTCAGCCATGCCGCACAAGAAGAATCCCATTTCCGCTGAGAACCTCACCGGACTGTCCCGGCTGGTGCGAAGCAATGCCCTGGCAGCCATGGAAAACATGGCCCTGTGGCACGAACGCGATATCAGTCATTCCTCTGTGGAAAGGGTGATCATGCCCGATTCCACCATCCTTATCCACTACATGCTTACCAGGCTCACGAACCTTCTGGACAAGCTGCAGGTAAATGACGCCAATATGGAGTACAACCTGGATCTTTCCATGGGGCTTTACTTTTCCCAGAGAGTTCTGCTGGCCCTGGTGGAAAAGGGTCTGGAGCGGCAAAAGGCCTATGAACTGGTGCAGGAGGATGCCATGTACTGCTGGGAGAACAAGGTATATTTTCCCGACAGGATCCGGGAGAACCAGGAGATCCTTAAGCATATTCCACTGGATGAGCTGGATGCAGTCTTTGATATGGGCTACTATCTCAAGCATGAAGACTTAGTATTTCAGAGGGTGTTTAAATAG
- a CDS encoding FmdB family zinc ribbon protein produces MPIYEYRCNECQQLFEEWQKDFKEREVNCPICGGASSRLISNSAFVLKGSGWYVTDYCNRKSEVGNGNGKTTAKNGEAKSDNSASTSSESSTPSSQDTSNT; encoded by the coding sequence ATGCCTATTTACGAGTACAGGTGCAACGAATGCCAACAGCTTTTTGAGGAGTGGCAGAAGGACTTCAAGGAACGTGAGGTCAACTGCCCCATTTGCGGGGGCGCATCTTCAAGACTTATTTCCAATTCAGCCTTTGTGCTTAAAGGCAGTGGCTGGTATGTGACGGATTACTGCAACCGCAAAAGCGAGGTCGGCAACGGCAACGGCAAAACCACCGCCAAAAACGGCGAAGCCAAGAGCGATAACTCGGCCTCGACCAGCTCAGAAAGCAGTACCCCGTCATCCCAGGACACATCCAACACTTAA
- a CDS encoding DUF362 domain-containing protein, whose translation MSKVYFWNLRASRKMPYDLRLKKLLKKIDLGSMLEPGMLTAVKIHFGEGGTTGFVSPLWVRPVVEFIKKTGARPFLTDTNTLYVGNRGEAVSHHMQAAMHGFDPNVLGAPVIIADGLRSNNQRRVSFEGRHLSEFYLAGDIMDADFMVNVSHFKGHELSGFGGALKNLAMGCATRQGKMHQHSGLAPKVDDSHCQGCGLCMQVCASGALTLVDEKVRMDPEKCVGCAACILVCKTGALQINWETEGNAFLERMMEYSAAVLSRKKDRCVHINYIFNVTPDCDCPGFSDAPLCPDLGVLASLDPVALDRACLDLVNQAQPLHPSALPKDITPGQDKFTAAHPKTNGSHALDYAHDLGLGSQSYELAGI comes from the coding sequence ATGAGCAAAGTATATTTCTGGAACCTGCGGGCCTCGCGCAAGATGCCCTATGACCTGCGCTTGAAAAAGCTGCTGAAGAAGATCGACCTGGGTTCCATGCTGGAGCCGGGCATGCTCACTGCGGTAAAGATCCATTTCGGGGAGGGAGGCACCACCGGCTTTGTTTCCCCGCTGTGGGTCAGGCCCGTGGTGGAATTTATAAAGAAGACCGGGGCCAGGCCATTTCTTACCGATACCAACACCCTTTATGTGGGCAACAGGGGGGAGGCCGTATCCCACCACATGCAGGCAGCAATGCACGGTTTCGACCCCAATGTGCTGGGAGCCCCGGTGATCATTGCCGACGGGCTCAGGAGCAACAACCAGAGAAGGGTGAGCTTTGAGGGCAGGCACCTGTCCGAATTTTACCTGGCAGGCGATATAATGGATGCTGATTTCATGGTCAATGTCAGCCATTTCAAGGGGCACGAGCTTTCCGGTTTCGGCGGAGCCCTGAAAAACCTGGCCATGGGCTGCGCCACCAGGCAGGGCAAAATGCACCAGCATTCCGGCCTGGCTCCCAAGGTGGATGATTCCCATTGCCAGGGCTGCGGCCTGTGCATGCAGGTCTGTGCATCCGGGGCTCTGACTCTTGTTGACGAGAAAGTGCGCATGGACCCGGAAAAATGCGTGGGTTGCGCTGCCTGCATTCTGGTGTGCAAAACAGGGGCCCTGCAGATCAACTGGGAGACAGAAGGCAATGCCTTCCTGGAGCGCATGATGGAGTACTCTGCTGCTGTACTTTCCCGGAAAAAAGACAGGTGCGTGCATATAAATTATATTTTTAACGTCACCCCGGACTGCGACTGTCCGGGATTCAGCGATGCCCCTCTGTGCCCGGATCTGGGGGTTCTGGCCTCCCTGGATCCGGTGGCCCTGGACAGGGCCTGCCTGGACCTGGTGAACCAGGCCCAGCCTTTGCATCCCAGTGCTTTGCCCAAAGATATAACACCGGGCCAGGACAAGTTTACTGCAGCGCATCCCAAGACCAACGGCTCTCACGCCCTGGACTATGCACATGATCTGGGCCTTGGATCACAGAGCTATGAACTGGCTGGGATTTAA
- a CDS encoding OmpP1/FadL family transporter: MNWKRVVVLFLFMCFGYGGSVHAAGFALYEWGARGTALGGTMIGRADDASAVAYNPAGITQLEGTRTKLGFSVVAPGGDIRTTDETGNTETTSIESNYWIPPHAFLTHQLTDQAWLGLGIYSRFGLGTEYPDDWPGRYNSYYNRVQSLSFNPNLALKISDSWSMAFGIEVMWFDFKQERAVNGQAFGLSDIDAEVHGDSFGFGANAALHYKPSDTWAVGLTYKSRVKQTVSGDAKFDRPAGTPPGFFQNTSAEGDITLPDSFGLGVMYRPLERLTLEANAIYTLWSTYDELKIEYSEPLFPGFEERAIDKKWEDVWRFQFGAEYDLTELIDLRLGYVFDQIPDRDKYADYMTPTNDRHIITSGIGFSWDQASLDLSYSYLWFANRSIDARDSTDDGTIDILDSRFKDGHTHIGSMSFSYQF; encoded by the coding sequence ATGAACTGGAAAAGAGTTGTTGTGCTGTTTTTGTTCATGTGTTTCGGGTACGGGGGAAGTGTCCACGCAGCCGGCTTTGCCCTTTATGAGTGGGGGGCCAGGGGAACGGCGCTGGGGGGCACCATGATCGGCAGAGCGGACGATGCTTCGGCAGTGGCCTATAATCCGGCGGGAATAACCCAGCTTGAGGGCACCAGGACCAAGCTGGGTTTTTCTGTGGTGGCCCCGGGCGGAGACATAAGGACCACTGATGAGACGGGAAATACTGAGACCACCAGTATAGAGAGCAATTACTGGATTCCGCCGCATGCATTTTTGACCCATCAACTGACAGACCAGGCCTGGCTGGGTCTGGGCATATACTCCAGGTTCGGACTGGGGACTGAATATCCCGATGACTGGCCCGGCAGATATAATTCATATTACAACAGGGTACAGTCCCTGTCCTTCAACCCCAACCTGGCCCTGAAGATCAGTGATTCATGGTCCATGGCATTCGGGATTGAAGTAATGTGGTTTGATTTCAAGCAGGAAAGAGCTGTTAATGGACAGGCTTTTGGACTTTCAGATATAGATGCCGAAGTCCACGGAGACAGTTTCGGGTTTGGAGCCAACGCAGCCCTGCACTACAAGCCCAGCGACACCTGGGCGGTGGGCCTGACCTACAAAAGCCGGGTAAAGCAGACAGTCTCCGGCGATGCAAAGTTTGATCGACCTGCGGGTACTCCTCCAGGTTTTTTCCAGAACACCTCCGCAGAGGGTGACATCACATTGCCTGATTCCTTTGGCTTGGGGGTAATGTATCGGCCCCTGGAAAGGCTGACCCTGGAAGCCAACGCCATATATACCTTGTGGAGTACTTATGATGAGCTGAAAATTGAGTACAGTGAACCTCTCTTTCCAGGTTTTGAAGAGCGAGCTATTGATAAAAAGTGGGAGGATGTGTGGCGTTTTCAGTTCGGCGCGGAATACGACCTGACAGAGCTTATAGATCTGAGGCTGGGGTATGTATTTGACCAGATCCCTGACCGGGACAAGTATGCCGACTACATGACTCCTACCAACGATAGACATATTATTACCTCCGGCATCGGATTCAGCTGGGACCAGGCCAGCCTGGATCTGTCCTATTCCTACCTGTGGTTCGCCAACCGCAGTATTGACGCCAGGGACAGCACCGATGACGGCACTATAGATATACTGGACAGCAGGTTCAAGGATGGACATACCCACATCGGGAGTATGAGCTTCAGCTATCAGTTTTGA
- a CDS encoding phage holin family protein, whose protein sequence is MPGIIIRWLILTVAVIICAYIVGGIHVAGFFSAFVAAAFLGILNALFRPILLLVTLPLNVLTFGLFTFVINAVLLLMVSGVVSGLEIHGFWSAMGGALIIALVSWALSSFVSDQGRLEYIELKKRGNRWE, encoded by the coding sequence ATGCCTGGAATTATTATACGCTGGCTGATTTTGACAGTGGCGGTCATAATCTGCGCCTACATAGTGGGCGGAATCCATGTGGCCGGATTTTTTTCAGCTTTCGTGGCTGCCGCCTTTCTGGGTATCCTTAATGCCCTTTTCCGTCCCATACTCCTGCTGGTGACCCTGCCGTTAAATGTCCTCACCTTCGGTCTTTTTACCTTTGTAATCAACGCTGTACTTCTGCTGATGGTCTCCGGAGTCGTCTCCGGACTGGAGATCCACGGTTTCTGGTCGGCCATGGGCGGGGCTCTGATTATAGCCCTGGTGAGCTGGGCCTTGAGTTCCTTTGTCAGTGACCAGGGCCGGCTGGAATACATAGAGCTCAAAAAGCGCGGAAACCGCTGGGAATAG
- a CDS encoding SIMPL domain-containing protein — MRENWTSNFSAGLLIGVALVISSLVLGGAVKDFRSYDRYVSVRGFAEREVPADLAYWPISFSAAGNDLQKIQEELDTSADKVMAFLDRQGLGEAEASISSPRINDQHAFGASPQHLPANRFTAQSVITVRTGDAKAVKEAMSAAGELLSEGVVLVHSYEFQPRFEFTGLAEIKPEMIAEATRDARSAARQFARDSESSVGAIRRASQGLFTINDRDDFTPEIKRVRVVTSVDYFLED, encoded by the coding sequence ATGCGTGAAAACTGGACCAGTAATTTTTCAGCAGGCCTGCTTATCGGCGTGGCCCTGGTCATCAGCTCCCTGGTTCTTGGAGGGGCTGTCAAAGATTTTAGATCCTACGACAGATACGTAAGCGTACGCGGATTTGCTGAGAGGGAAGTGCCTGCAGACCTGGCCTACTGGCCCATCTCCTTCAGCGCGGCGGGAAACGACTTGCAGAAAATTCAGGAAGAGCTGGACACTTCCGCTGATAAAGTCATGGCTTTTTTAGACAGGCAGGGCCTTGGGGAGGCCGAGGCATCCATCTCATCCCCCAGGATAAACGACCAGCACGCCTTTGGTGCTTCTCCTCAGCACTTGCCGGCCAACAGGTTTACCGCCCAGAGTGTAATAACCGTGCGCACAGGGGATGCAAAAGCGGTCAAGGAAGCCATGTCCGCCGCAGGAGAACTCCTTTCAGAGGGGGTGGTCCTGGTGCACTCTTACGAGTTTCAGCCCAGGTTTGAATTCACAGGCCTGGCGGAAATCAAGCCGGAAATGATAGCCGAGGCCACACGCGATGCCCGAAGCGCAGCCAGGCAGTTCGCCCGGGATTCAGAAAGCAGTGTTGGAGCCATTAGAAGGGCGAGCCAGGGACTGTTCACCATCAACGACCGGGACGATTTCACCCCGGAAATCAAGCGGGTCAGAGTGGTGACCAGCGTGGATTATTTCCTGGAAGACTGA
- a CDS encoding DUF47 domain-containing protein has protein sequence MNFFGLLSNKSPMEGLHDHYEKIHESIEVINEALECYIGGGDKCPEFISLQSRINELESQADKIIRHIRNHLPRGLFMTVDKIQFLNYTSVQDNILDAAQEALNWLGMREVNIPEEFQRDLLFLQGDVVKTLAMVGPALRETTALVHMESMNREELKESLRKIREQKDKVFRNKNEITRKVFNSDLEFKDIYQLIHYVDKLYLMAFNSSKCAEILRTMIAR, from the coding sequence ATGAATTTTTTCGGACTTTTGTCCAACAAATCCCCCATGGAAGGATTGCATGATCACTATGAAAAAATCCATGAATCCATCGAGGTTATAAACGAAGCACTGGAGTGCTATATCGGCGGGGGGGACAAATGCCCGGAATTTATATCCCTGCAGAGCCGCATAAATGAACTGGAGAGCCAGGCGGACAAGATTATCCGGCATATACGCAATCACCTGCCGCGAGGTCTTTTTATGACCGTGGATAAGATCCAGTTTCTCAATTACACCAGCGTGCAGGACAATATCCTGGATGCCGCCCAGGAAGCCCTGAACTGGCTGGGCATGCGCGAGGTGAATATCCCGGAGGAGTTTCAGCGAGATCTCTTGTTTTTACAGGGTGATGTGGTCAAGACCCTGGCCATGGTGGGGCCGGCCCTTAGGGAGACTACAGCCTTAGTGCACATGGAAAGCATGAACCGCGAAGAACTCAAGGAAAGCCTGCGCAAGATCAGGGAACAAAAGGACAAGGTCTTCAGGAACAAGAACGAGATTACCCGGAAAGTCTTCAATTCAGATCTGGAATTCAAGGATATCTACCAGCTGATTCACTACGTGGACAAGCTGTACCTCATGGCCTTCAACAGCAGCAAGTGCGCCGAAATACTGCGGACCATGATCGCCAGGTAG
- a CDS encoding inorganic phosphate transporter, with product MEFYDLIFYLSMLAGLLMAFSLGANDLANTMATAVGSKALTVRQAVMIAAPLTFVGAVFLGAHVTATITRGVVNPEHIADPKLMVLGMFSALLAAALWVFIASVASLPVSTTHSIVGSVLGFGIVAGGPEVVNWAILLVVVLSWLISPIFAGALAYLIFTHIRKFIFYQKHYLEQARIWAPRWIGLTVLILGFSFVFKTPLYDAIDMGVPFAVFLIVALACLAWAFFRYLINKITRHMEQNVENVEGIFRKLQIMTSSYVSLSLGANDVANAVGPVAVIYIIVRQQELVEQADIPIFLLVMGGLGIALGIALLGARVIRTVGTRITTLTHTRGFSVNYGSATAVLVASMLGMPVSTTHACVGGVTGVGLARGFSAIDLTVLLRIVAYWVLTVPIAALTCIVIFQTLRWTFVL from the coding sequence TTGGAGTTTTACGATCTGATATTTTATCTGTCCATGCTGGCCGGACTGCTCATGGCCTTCAGCCTGGGAGCAAATGACCTGGCCAATACCATGGCTACTGCAGTAGGTTCCAAGGCTTTGACCGTGCGTCAGGCGGTGATGATCGCCGCCCCCCTGACTTTTGTCGGGGCTGTATTTCTGGGAGCCCATGTCACGGCAACTATAACCAGGGGAGTGGTCAATCCAGAACATATAGCCGATCCCAAGCTGATGGTCCTGGGTATGTTTTCCGCCCTGCTGGCGGCTGCCTTATGGGTGTTCATCGCCAGCGTGGCTTCTCTGCCGGTATCCACAACCCACTCCATTGTGGGCAGCGTCCTGGGTTTTGGAATTGTGGCCGGCGGTCCGGAGGTTGTGAACTGGGCGATTCTACTGGTGGTGGTTCTTTCCTGGCTCATTTCGCCGATTTTTGCAGGTGCCCTGGCGTATCTGATATTTACTCATATCAGAAAGTTTATTTTTTATCAGAAGCATTATTTAGAGCAGGCCAGAATCTGGGCCCCCCGATGGATCGGGTTGACCGTTTTGATCCTGGGCTTTTCATTTGTTTTCAAAACTCCGCTGTATGATGCTATAGATATGGGTGTGCCGTTTGCCGTGTTTTTGATTGTGGCTCTGGCGTGCCTGGCCTGGGCTTTTTTCAGATATTTGATTAATAAAATCACCAGGCACATGGAGCAAAATGTGGAGAATGTAGAGGGCATTTTCCGCAAGCTGCAGATCATGACTTCGTCCTATGTTTCTCTTTCTCTTGGAGCCAATGATGTTGCCAACGCAGTAGGCCCGGTGGCTGTAATTTATATCATTGTCCGGCAGCAGGAGCTTGTGGAGCAGGCTGATATCCCAATCTTTCTGCTGGTAATGGGGGGGCTTGGCATAGCCCTTGGCATAGCCCTTCTTGGGGCCAGGGTCATCCGGACGGTGGGAACGCGAATAACCACCCTGACCCATACCCGGGGATTTTCTGTTAATTACGGCTCTGCTACAGCTGTCCTGGTGGCCTCCATGCTGGGAATGCCGGTTTCCACCACCCATGCCTGCGTTGGGGGAGTTACAGGAGTCGGCCTGGCCCGGGGATTCAGCGCCATCGACCTGACTGTGCTTTTGCGTATCGTGGCTTACTGGGTGTTGACGGTGCCTATAGCCGCTCTGACCTGCATTGTTATTTTCCAGACATTGCGCTGGACTTTTGTCTTATAG
- the acs gene encoding acetate--CoA ligase, whose protein sequence is MEDKGALDSLLQEERIFRPLPQMVIDANINPQEYSAVMKQCQENYLDYWEDAAKEMDWFKKWDKVLDDSEAPFYKWFTGAKCNIVYNALDRHINTANKNKLALIWEGEPGDTKKFTYYELYRAVNRFANALRSLGIKKGDRVVLYMPPLPETMISILAVAKIGAVHSMVFAGFSAKALRERIQDAEAKLVITADGFYRNGRPANVKNLVDKALVGGCETVDTVVVVHRAGVEVEMTEMRDIWYEDLVRQESPVSETEVMDSEDMLFLLYSSGTTGKPKGIVHTHGGYMVGVHRTLNWIFDIKPTDIFWCTADMGWITGHSYVVYGPLMAGTTTMLFEGHPLYPQADRLWQMVARYGVTIFYTAPTLIRMLMRFGSQYPKQHDLSTLRLLGSVGEPINPEAWMWYYNNIGRAECPIIDTWWQTETGSVMISPFPITLLKPGSCSKPLPGIEADVVDEEGNPVPPGKGGQLIIKKPWPSMLRTLYKDPERYKKTYWEKIPGVYLAGDVARKDEDGYFWIQGRSDDVISIAGHRVGSAEIESALVAHKAVSEAAVIGVPDKIKGEVAKAFVTLSAEYTVDDPDELIKTLKSHVRSELGPVAVIKGIEFRDTLPKTRSGKIMRRVLKAQELGEDVGDTSTLED, encoded by the coding sequence ATGGAAGACAAAGGAGCCCTTGACTCTTTGCTGCAAGAGGAGAGGATTTTTCGGCCGTTGCCCCAGATGGTAATCGATGCCAACATCAATCCGCAGGAATATTCGGCGGTGATGAAACAGTGCCAGGAAAACTACCTGGACTACTGGGAAGATGCAGCCAAGGAGATGGACTGGTTCAAGAAATGGGACAAGGTCCTGGATGATTCCGAGGCCCCGTTCTACAAGTGGTTTACCGGTGCCAAGTGCAACATTGTTTACAATGCCCTGGACAGGCACATCAATACGGCCAACAAGAACAAGCTGGCCTTGATCTGGGAGGGCGAGCCCGGGGATACCAAGAAGTTCACCTATTATGAGCTCTACCGGGCTGTAAACCGCTTTGCCAACGCCCTGCGGTCCCTGGGCATCAAGAAGGGCGACCGGGTGGTGCTCTACATGCCGCCATTGCCGGAGACTATGATTTCCATCCTGGCGGTGGCCAAGATTGGAGCGGTGCACAGCATGGTCTTTGCCGGCTTTTCCGCCAAGGCCCTGCGCGAGCGCATTCAGGACGCCGAGGCCAAGCTGGTCATTACTGCCGACGGATTTTACCGCAACGGCCGGCCGGCCAATGTCAAGAACCTGGTGGACAAGGCCCTGGTGGGCGGCTGCGAAACCGTGGATACCGTGGTGGTAGTTCACCGGGCAGGCGTGGAAGTGGAAATGACCGAGATGCGCGATATCTGGTATGAAGACCTGGTGCGCCAGGAAAGCCCGGTATCCGAAACCGAGGTCATGGACTCCGAGGACATGCTCTTTTTGCTTTACAGTTCCGGGACCACGGGCAAGCCCAAGGGGATCGTGCATACCCACGGCGGGTATATGGTAGGGGTGCACCGTACCCTGAACTGGATTTTCGACATCAAGCCCACGGATATTTTCTGGTGCACTGCGGACATGGGCTGGATCACCGGTCACAGCTACGTGGTATACGGTCCGCTTATGGCCGGTACCACCACCATGCTCTTTGAGGGACACCCCCTGTATCCCCAGGCGGACCGGCTTTGGCAGATGGTAGCCCGCTACGGTGTAACCATTTTTTACACCGCGCCCACCCTGATACGCATGCTTATGCGTTTCGGCAGCCAGTATCCCAAGCAGCACGATCTATCCACCCTGAGGCTTCTGGGAAGCGTAGGCGAGCCCATCAATCCTGAAGCCTGGATGTGGTACTACAACAATATAGGCCGGGCCGAATGTCCCATTATTGACACCTGGTGGCAGACTGAGACCGGTTCGGTTATGATCAGCCCCTTTCCCATAACTCTGCTCAAACCCGGGTCCTGCAGTAAACCCCTGCCGGGCATCGAGGCTGACGTGGTGGACGAGGAGGGCAATCCAGTGCCTCCGGGCAAGGGTGGCCAGCTCATCATCAAGAAGCCCTGGCCCTCCATGCTGCGGACCCTGTACAAGGACCCGGAGCGCTACAAAAAGACCTACTGGGAAAAGATCCCCGGAGTTTACCTGGCCGGGGACGTGGCCCGCAAGGACGAGGACGGCTATTTCTGGATCCAGGGCCGCTCCGACGACGTCATCAGTATCGCCGGGCACAGGGTGGGTTCTGCTGAAATCGAAAGCGCCCTGGTGGCTCACAAGGCCGTGTCCGAGGCTGCAGTCATCGGAGTGCCGGACAAGATCAAGGGCGAAGTGGCCAAGGCCTTTGTCACTCTTAGTGCTGAATACACAGTTGACGATCCGGATGAACTCATCAAGACTCTCAAGTCCCATGTAAGATCCGAGCTTGGACCTGTTGCGGTAATCAAGGGTATTGAGTTCAGGGACACCCTGCCCAAGACCCGCAGCGGCAAGATCATGCGCCGGGTGCTCAAGGCTCAGGAACTGGGCGAGGACGTGGGAGATACCTCCACACTGGAAGATTGA